In Pseudomonas sp. MM213, a genomic segment contains:
- a CDS encoding TetR/AcrR family transcriptional regulator translates to MKVTKDQAAANKEAILTAASRLYREKGIDGIGIGELSRSVGLTHGGFYGQFPGGKEQLASEAVTRTFESNIQDWRDAKSIPELIKGYLTQGHLDNWTEGCPIPALGADVARAGGTVSNSFTKGVERLIETLMALVEGESHEEKYQESLRILSSIAGAMLIARALDNPELSGQFLQSVISAWPAAPEKEEQAGVPD, encoded by the coding sequence ATGAAAGTCACGAAAGACCAGGCCGCCGCAAACAAAGAGGCGATCCTCACGGCCGCGTCCCGGCTGTATCGGGAAAAGGGAATCGACGGCATCGGCATTGGTGAACTGTCGCGCTCCGTGGGCCTGACCCATGGCGGCTTTTACGGACAGTTTCCGGGCGGCAAGGAGCAGTTGGCTTCAGAAGCCGTCACCCGCACGTTCGAGTCCAATATCCAGGACTGGCGGGACGCCAAATCCATTCCCGAGCTCATCAAGGGTTACCTGACGCAAGGGCACCTGGATAACTGGACCGAGGGCTGCCCCATCCCGGCATTGGGCGCCGATGTTGCCCGCGCCGGCGGGACCGTCAGTAACTCCTTCACCAAAGGCGTCGAGCGTTTGATCGAAACGTTGATGGCGCTGGTCGAGGGGGAAAGTCACGAGGAAAAATACCAGGAATCGCTGCGCATCCTGTCATCGATAGCCGGGGCGATGTTGATTGCCAGGGCGTTGGACAACCCTGAGTTGTCCGGGCAGTTCCTGCAATCGGTGATCAGTGCCTGGCCTGCTGCTCCCGAGAAAGAAGAGCAGGCAGGCGTTCCGGACTGA
- the ydiJ gene encoding D-2-hydroxyglutarate dehydrogenase YdiJ, translated as MIAQLPTAAPAAQYPEFLQALRAAGFRGQLSADYATRTVLATDNSIYQRLPQAAVFPLDADDIVRIATLMAEPRFRQIKLTPRGGGTGTNGQSLTDGIVVDLSRHMNTILEINVAERWVRVQAGVVKDQLNAALKPHGLFFAPELSTSNRATVGGMINTDASGQGSCTYGKTRDHVLELDSVLLGGERLHSQPLSDAQLEAACAQPGRIGEVYRTARQIQETQAELIEAVFPKLNRCLTGYDLAHLRDEQGRFNLNSVLCGAEGSLSYLVEAKLNVLPIPKYSVLVNVRYSSFMDALRDANALLAHKPLSIETVDSKVLLLAMKDIVWHSVAEYFPTDAERPTLGINLVEFSGEDLSEVNARVASFVTHLQADTTIERLGHTLAEGAEAVTRVYTMRKRSVGLLGNVEGEVRPQPFVEDTAVPPEKLADYITEFRALLDSHGLAYGMFGHVDAGVLHVRPALDMKDPKQAALVKPISDAVAELTRRYGGLLWGEHGKGLRSEYVPDFFGELYPALQSLKGAFDPHNQLNPGKICTPPDAAQGLLKVNEVTLRGDLDRQIDERVWQSFGSAVHCNGNGACYNYDPNDAMCPSWKATRERQHSPKGRASLIREWLRLQGAANIDVLQAARGKLTWLSGLPARLHNNLARSRGEADFSHEVYDAMAGCLACKSCAGQCPVKVNVPEFRSRFLELYHGRYQRPMRDYLIGSLEFTIPYMAYAPGLYNAVMGSKWVSRLLERHVGMLDSPLIHRFDLQNTLTRCKVAVASVPALRELTAAQRERSVVLVQDAFTRYFETPLLASYIQLAHQLGYRVFLAPYSANGKPLHVQGFLGAFAKAAIRNANQLKALADCGVPLVGLDPAMTLVYRQEYQKVPGLDGCPKVLLPQEWLVDVLPERSRHADQTFRLMAHCTEKTNVPASTSQWETVFARLGLKLVTEATGCCGMSGTYGHEARNQETSRTIFEQSWAGKLDKAGEALATGYSCRSQVKRLASKQLRHPLEVVLEHVLVE; from the coding sequence ATGATCGCCCAGTTGCCTACCGCTGCACCCGCCGCACAGTACCCGGAATTCCTCCAGGCCTTGCGTGCCGCTGGTTTCCGCGGACAGCTCAGTGCCGACTACGCCACCCGCACCGTGCTGGCGACCGACAACTCGATTTACCAGCGTCTGCCGCAAGCGGCGGTGTTCCCACTGGATGCAGACGACATCGTGCGCATCGCAACATTGATGGCCGAACCGCGCTTTCGCCAGATCAAGCTGACCCCACGTGGCGGCGGCACCGGCACCAACGGCCAGTCGTTGACCGACGGCATCGTGGTTGACCTGTCGCGACACATGAACACCATCCTCGAAATCAACGTCGCCGAACGTTGGGTGCGGGTGCAGGCGGGCGTGGTCAAAGACCAGCTCAATGCCGCGCTAAAACCTCATGGATTGTTTTTCGCCCCGGAGCTGTCGACGTCCAACCGGGCCACCGTTGGCGGCATGATCAACACGGACGCCAGCGGCCAGGGCAGTTGCACCTATGGCAAGACCCGCGATCATGTGCTGGAACTGGACAGCGTACTGCTCGGCGGTGAGCGCCTGCACAGCCAGCCGCTGTCCGACGCACAGCTGGAAGCTGCATGTGCGCAACCCGGCCGTATCGGCGAGGTGTACCGCACCGCACGGCAGATCCAGGAAACCCAGGCCGAGCTGATCGAGGCGGTGTTCCCCAAACTCAATCGCTGCCTGACCGGTTACGACCTGGCGCACCTGCGCGACGAGCAGGGGCGTTTCAACCTCAATAGCGTGCTGTGCGGTGCGGAAGGCTCGTTGAGTTACCTCGTCGAAGCCAAGCTCAACGTGCTGCCGATTCCCAAGTATTCGGTGCTGGTGAACGTGCGTTACAGCAGCTTCATGGATGCGCTGCGCGATGCCAATGCGTTGCTGGCGCACAAGCCGCTGTCCATCGAAACCGTGGACTCCAAAGTGTTGCTGCTGGCGATGAAAGACATCGTCTGGCACAGCGTCGCCGAGTATTTCCCGACGGATGCCGAGCGCCCGACGCTGGGTATCAACCTGGTTGAATTCAGCGGCGAAGACCTGTCGGAGGTGAACGCTCGAGTGGCGTCGTTCGTGACGCATTTGCAGGCCGATACGACGATCGAACGGCTGGGCCACACGCTGGCCGAAGGTGCTGAAGCGGTGACCCGTGTCTACACCATGCGTAAACGCTCTGTCGGGTTATTGGGCAACGTCGAAGGCGAAGTCCGCCCGCAGCCGTTTGTTGAAGACACCGCCGTACCGCCTGAGAAACTCGCCGACTACATCACCGAGTTCCGCGCATTGCTCGACAGTCATGGCCTGGCCTACGGCATGTTCGGCCACGTCGATGCCGGCGTGTTGCATGTGCGTCCTGCGCTGGACATGAAAGACCCGAAGCAGGCCGCGCTGGTCAAGCCGATTTCCGATGCCGTGGCCGAGCTGACCCGGCGTTATGGAGGGCTGTTGTGGGGCGAGCACGGCAAGGGTTTGCGCTCGGAATACGTCCCCGATTTTTTTGGCGAACTGTACCCGGCGCTGCAATCGCTCAAGGGCGCGTTCGACCCGCACAATCAGCTCAATCCCGGCAAAATCTGCACCCCGCCCGATGCGGCCCAAGGCTTGCTCAAGGTCAACGAAGTGACGCTGCGCGGTGATCTGGATCGGCAAATCGACGAGCGCGTGTGGCAGAGTTTCGGCAGCGCCGTGCACTGCAACGGCAACGGCGCTTGCTACAACTATGACCCCAACGATGCGATGTGCCCGTCGTGGAAAGCCACGCGGGAACGCCAGCATTCGCCGAAGGGCAGGGCGTCATTGATTCGCGAGTGGTTGCGCCTGCAAGGGGCGGCCAATATTGATGTGTTGCAAGCGGCCCGGGGCAAGTTGACGTGGTTGAGCGGGTTGCCAGCGCGACTGCACAACAACCTGGCGCGCTCGCGCGGCGAGGCGGATTTCTCCCATGAGGTGTACGACGCCATGGCAGGCTGCCTGGCCTGTAAATCCTGCGCGGGACAATGCCCGGTCAAGGTCAATGTCCCGGAATTCCGCTCGCGTTTTCTCGAGCTGTATCACGGTCGCTATCAACGCCCGATGCGCGATTATCTGATCGGCTCGCTGGAGTTCACCATTCCCTACATGGCGTACGCGCCGGGCCTGTACAACGCGGTGATGGGGTCGAAATGGGTGAGTCGTTTGCTGGAGCGACACGTCGGCATGCTCGACAGTCCGCTGATCCACCGCTTCGACCTGCAGAACACGTTGACCCGTTGCAAAGTCGCTGTCGCCAGCGTGCCCGCCCTGCGCGAACTGACTGCCGCACAACGTGAGCGAAGCGTGGTGTTGGTGCAGGACGCCTTCACCCGCTACTTTGAAACGCCGCTGTTGGCGAGCTATATCCAGCTGGCGCATCAGTTGGGCTACCGCGTGTTTCTGGCGCCCTACAGTGCCAACGGCAAGCCTTTGCACGTGCAGGGGTTCCTCGGTGCATTCGCCAAAGCGGCGATCCGCAACGCCAATCAGCTCAAGGCCCTGGCCGACTGTGGCGTGCCGTTGGTTGGCCTCGACCCGGCGATGACGCTGGTCTATCGCCAGGAGTATCAGAAAGTGCCGGGCCTCGACGGCTGCCCGAAAGTCTTGCTGCCCCAGGAATGGCTGGTTGATGTGTTGCCTGAAAGGTCCCGTCACGCCGATCAGACGTTCCGTTTGATGGCGCACTGCACCGAGAAGACCAACGTCCCGGCCAGCACCTCGCAATGGGAAACCGTGTTTGCCAGGCTTGGGCTGAAGCTGGTGACCGAGGCAACCGGCTGTTGCGGCATGTCGGGCACCTACGGCCATGAAGCGCGTAACCAGGAAACCTCGCGGACTATCTTCGAGCAGTCATGGGCGGGCAAGCTGGACAAGGCGGGTGAAGCGCTGGCGACGGGGTATTCGTGCCGCAGCCAGGTCAAGCGCCTGGCCAGCAAGCAACTGCGTCACCCGCTGGAGGTGGTGTTGGAGCATGTGCTCGTTGAGTGA
- a CDS encoding LysR substrate-binding domain-containing protein: MNYRHLTPSMSLLLAFEAAARHESYTRAALELSLTQSAVSRQVQALEQQLGLTLFRREGRQVQLTDVGRLYQREMSDALGRIRSATLQALAYQSGSGTLRLATLPTFGSKWLLPRLHDFYKTHPGMLVHINSRIEAIDFETSGIDAAIVVGTADSPGLISHRLHTEELMVIISPEAAEAHDAWTPERIGGQTLLNVANNANVWGEWFSHHGLPHRMMRLGPSFELTSHLIQAVRAGIGIGLVPRILVTDELANGELISLDQPFASQRSYYLTYPPRNERLPSLIAFRTWLLAQI; the protein is encoded by the coding sequence ATGAATTACCGCCATCTCACCCCGTCCATGTCCTTGCTGCTGGCTTTCGAAGCCGCCGCCCGGCATGAAAGCTATACCCGCGCCGCGCTGGAGCTGTCACTGACCCAGAGCGCCGTCAGCCGGCAAGTCCAGGCGCTGGAGCAGCAACTGGGCCTGACGCTGTTTCGTCGTGAAGGTCGGCAGGTGCAATTGACCGACGTCGGTCGTCTTTACCAGCGGGAAATGAGCGACGCACTCGGGCGCATCCGCAGCGCCACATTGCAGGCGCTGGCTTATCAGTCAGGCAGCGGCACCTTGCGCCTGGCCACATTGCCCACGTTCGGTTCGAAATGGTTATTGCCGCGCCTTCACGACTTCTACAAAACCCATCCTGGCATGCTGGTGCACATCAACTCCCGGATCGAGGCCATCGACTTCGAAACCAGTGGCATCGATGCCGCGATCGTCGTCGGCACGGCCGACTCGCCGGGCCTGATCAGCCATCGCCTGCATACGGAAGAGTTGATGGTGATCATTTCTCCAGAAGCGGCCGAGGCCCATGACGCCTGGACCCCGGAACGCATCGGCGGACAGACGCTGCTCAACGTCGCGAACAACGCCAACGTCTGGGGCGAGTGGTTCAGCCACCACGGCCTGCCCCATCGAATGATGCGGCTGGGGCCGAGTTTCGAACTCACTTCACACTTGATCCAGGCCGTGAGAGCGGGCATTGGTATCGGTCTGGTGCCGCGCATCCTGGTGACCGACGAGCTGGCCAACGGCGAGCTGATCAGCCTGGACCAACCCTTCGCCAGCCAGCGCAGTTACTACCTGACCTATCCACCGCGCAACGAAAGGCTGCCGTCGCTGATCGCGTTCCGTACCTGGTTGCTGGCGCAGATATGA